The Hippopotamus amphibius kiboko isolate mHipAmp2 chromosome 3, mHipAmp2.hap2, whole genome shotgun sequence genomic interval AAAAGGTGGGCAGCCTAGGAGAGCTTGGAAGCCCCCCACCGCCAGCTCGCAGGCCAAGTAACAGCTCCCAGGCCTGGCATACACAGCGCCTAGACAGGGTTCTTCCTCCCCTCACCCAGTCCTTCTGACTTTTGTTCCTCAGACCTCacctgagaaaaagaaagatggttCTCGGGGACTCGGCCCTGGGCTTCTCGGGGGCCTGGCGTTCCAGGTACGGCCTGAGGGCCTCCAGCAGTCCCGGGTGCAGCTTCTCGGCCTCGTCTAAAATGAACAGGGTCTGGGGGCAGTGCTCCTGCGTCTTCCTAATCTGGCCTGTTAGCTCCTCCTGCACAGAATACAGGGAGCTGCTGGGGAGCAGCCGGAAGCCCCTCCTCGCCCCGAGGGCCCTGGTGAGGCGCTGGTTTCCCCGGGGCAACTGCAACGGATGAGCTGGAGCGGGGCTCCTCCACAGACCCACCAACCTAAAcctcaggggtggggggtggagccAGGGCATCTGCCTCGAacagcttcccaggtgattctcctGCACCCGGAGGTTTGAAAGCCAACTAGGTGGAGCCAGcctggggaaagggagaaggccGCTGGGAAatggccccagccctgctccctcccctccaggctgAGGTTCCATCCCAGAACTAACTGCTAACTCACCCTGCCCAGGGTTAGGAGGCAGGCTTTCACACAGGGGCGACAGGCAGAGACAGGCTTGAGGGCCCACAGGTGGCCCTGTCTGGAACTCGTACGAGCAGAGCACCCACTGGCACCAGGCCAGTGGGTGCTCTGAGATCTCAGGGAAGAAGCCGGGGGAGGACCTGTCTGGGACCCAGCCAACCTGAAACTGGGGTTCCCCACCCCAGGCAGGATAGTAAGCCCTCGACTGAAAAGATGCTGCTCTTCTGGGCTCACCAGAACAAGGCCAGCTCCTGCCCCAGGTGGGGTGTTTTAGCAGAGCCTACACTCACCACCCACCTGCAGCCTTTCTGGATTCTGACTTCAGCCCTGTcttcccagtgtgtgtgtgaggatgTGCTGGGTGTGAGAGTGTGTACATGTTGGTTTTTCCAGTGGGGAAGCTAAGACTCAGCTGTTTTACTGCAAAGCCAGCTAGGTCTTTCCGGGAAGGCCTGGCTGACCCTTAGGACAGTGTAGCctacccctgccctcccaggcgGTACTGAAACTGCCAGGTGACTCAGGCAATTTGTCCTCAAAGGCTTACATAATCTTCCCAGGTTAACACACTCCATATATTGGAACTAAAAGTCAAAGATAGACACAGTCACCTCTGCCACGCTGCACTGAGGTTTGGTCATTGTCTGGCTAACACGTCTGAATGAACGAAACCCAAAATAGCAGAGCAGCAGAGACACTTTTTACCGTTCACTTGTTGGCATACAAAGAGTAGTTTGGGGAAGACATGGAAAAATCACTTACAATAAGTCTCTTTAAAGAAACAGCAGGATATGTAACTTTCTGTCCAACATAATTACAAGGACATAAAAGAGCACAGGAAGTACAACAAAATGCTAACTGTGGTTGTGTCTGTGTGGGGAGACTATGATAAAGGTTTTGCTTTCTCTGTTCCACACTTCCTGAGGCACTTCCACTACTGTGGTGACAGAAAAACTAACACATGGATTCCCTGGTTAAGCTCCATGTCTGGTCGCTTGTGTGTGGCTGCTAAGGTGACAGCTCGGGACGAATAGTGTTTGGAACATCACTCGTTCCTCCACATGTTCAGGGCCTCATCTGTGGAGTGGATGTCTCTGCGGCTTACAGGTTCTACTGCAAGGGCCCCACCGTCTTCCAACTGCGCCCtaccggcccccgcccccgcctcatCCACCAAGGGCTGGCTTCAGCCTCCCCCCCAGCACAGAGGCCTGTGCGTGGGCTGCTGAAGCCTCAGTCGGGCCCCGCCCCACTGGCACAGCTCCCCAGCACAGCCGGCCTCACCTTGTACAGGTCCTCATACTTGGGGTGAGGGAAGTGCAAGGTGGCGATGAACACCTTGACACAGTCGCTCCTCAGCCCGTCCCGGTACAGGTTCTCCGCTAGCATCCGCGCCACGAAGTTCTTGCCTGTGCCGGACCAGCCGTGGAACGACAGAGCCAGGGCCTTGTCTGGCCGGGGCAGCTCTAAGTAGCCCCTCGCTGCTGTCAGGACCAGCTCCCGGGCCAGGTGCTGGCCGTGCAGGCGCACGCGCAGGTCCGCCTCTAGGCCTAGGGGCAGGAAAGAGGCCACGCTGGGAGGCGCGCACAGGCGCATCCCCACCAGGCTCAGCGACGGCCGCGAGACTGAGCACCTCTGAACATCTCTGAGGTGGGAGCCACCCTGTTTGGTGGCCTCAGGGCAAGAATCCACTGGGCAGACCTTGCAGCAGAAGAGAGTCAGGGctactttctgaagagttttgaGAAATCTAGATTGACTTCATCCTTTCTGAAGGTCCTGAAGACACCCCAGAAGGGTTGGCAGAGTCTTACCTGGAGGAGGAAGTTGCTCCCACCTGGAAGGTTCAGGACCCCCTAAATATTTTATGGAGACACCCcgtttcattcattttaactcAATTCAGCAAACACCTATTGAAGGCAGCTAGTGTGTGCGAAGCCCTCTGCCAAGGCCTTCCTTCGTCTCAGCCGTGAGACTGCAGGGTTTGGATCAGGGGCTATTGGGAGCCACGGTGGAGACAGGGAGGGTGTGCTTCCAGCTGTGGGCAGGCTGAGGCTGGGTCCCTTCACCCTAGCGTTTTCCTGAATTGCCTCCCTCCCCACAGAGTCCTGGCCCTTAGGGCCACGTAAGGGCCAACCTGTGAAGTTGTTGACGATCCTGCAGTCCCCACTGTCGCAGCAGTCCTGGAGGCTGCAGTACCACGTGGTCAGGATATCCAGGTACTGCTGGCCCAACAAGGGAAGGCTCCAGCCTGGAAAAGGAGGAGCTGTGAGACGGGCAGAGCCTAGGGCCAGGGAGAGCCGAGCACTGCCTCCCTACCTCCGATCCTCAGTCCTCTCTCCGGAGCCACCCCCCACCGCTCTGCCCTGGGCCCTCCTCGCGCTGTACCAAGGGAATGGGCATGAGTGGGCACGTCCAGGTATGAGGAAGTAGATGGCCTTGCTATCGAtgcagctccagctgcagcaaAAGCTCAACTTACGCAGCAAAAGCTCAACTTACGCAACAAATAATCCTTAAGCATTTGGGCCCTGCCTGCAAGGAGTCTGCAGTCTAGGAGGGAGACAAACAGTAACTGGTGATTATCATTCTTCCCGCTTGCTTTGGATTGCAGAATCACCTGATCACCGCCAACCCCAAGTGTCTCAATTCTTTTATCAAACGTCAATTTGAATATACCCAGCATtagcaaaaaccaaacaaaaccattCACTGGAGTTTAGAACTCTTTTGATTAAAATGAAAGATGTTTCTTCTAGCACCACGGCAGGATTACCATTACAGTGCTATTACAGGACCTAGAATGAACGACATCCATTGCAAGGAGCCTCAGAGATCACTGGGTCCACGACAGTGGACTGCCTCACAATTTGTCAGTGTCAGAGCATAAATCAGAACTCAGGTCCGGGGGACTCACAGCCCAGCCTCCGCCGCCACAAGCAACACAGGAGAAGGTACTTGAGGGTGTATGCAACCGGGGATTTTCCTTAAAGCCATCAAGAAGGTGGGCAAGAGCAGCTCCTTGGAATAATGCCAGGGCAGGGTCGGAGACAGCAAGGAAGTGTGAGCCGTCTTGAGGAGTCAAGAACGGGCGCCGTGGGGGGAGGGGTACTCAGAAGAGCGCTGCGCCAGGGCTGGGTGTGGCGAGGGCAGTGATGGGGCTTCCTGGTCCCGAAGAGGCTGCCCTGCCCTCAGCCTGGCCCAAAGGCTGGGCAGAACAGCAAAGCCGGCGGCTGAGGCGCGCGGCTCTGACCCGCGCGGCCCGATTCCACCGTGCCTCTCGCGTCCCGCCCGCGCGCTCCCGCCCTCCTGAGCCGGCGGGTCTCACCCAGGGGCCGCGCCGGCGCCTCTTCATCCTTCCCGCAGCTCGCAGGCCACACGCGGCATCTGAAGAGAGCCCAGTAGCGTCTGGAGAGGGCGCCGGCTGCCCTCAGCCGCTCCCGCAGGCCCTGGAAGGCCGGCCAGGCCCCGGCCGAGTCCGCCTCCTCGGCCCCCTCCCTCGGCCTCGCGTGGCCGCCGTGTCCCCACGCGCCCgggggcggcggcagcagcagcaggagtaGGAGCCAGAGTGGACGCCGCGGGCCGCGGAGCATGGCCGGGTCGGCCCGGGTCGGCAGCCGGTCCCTCCGCCGGCCGGTCTTCGGCCTTCCCCGCCTCTTTAAGCCGCCGGtaggcgggcgggcggcggcacTTCCGAGGCCCGGATTGGCCGGGGATTGACGTTGCCACGGGAACCGCAGGCGGGGAGAGCGCGCCTCTCATGTGATCCAGGGGGAGCCCGGCGCCGGCCGGAACCGAAACCCGGACCGTGCCCTGGAGGGTGTCCCGAGGCCGCTTGCAGGCGCCGCCTACCCAACAGGGGCTCGCTGCCGGGCAGCAGTCTATTCTGGGTGACTGTGGTTGCAAAGAAGTTGAAGTCAGGCCTTGAGATGGCCACTGTCAATCACCCAGATACTTTCGGGCAGCTCTGGTGGCCCATCCGAGGCCTACGAAACACGGGCACCCACTTGTGCCCTGTCCCATGTCTGCAGATCAACCTCCTGCCAACCTGTTAGACGAAACCGGGCAATCAGCTCACCCAGGAGCTTGAGTTGGCCAGGGGAGTCAGTCCTGGGCCTGGCTCCTCTGCAAAGGGAAATGAAACGAAGCAGCAACTA includes:
- the TOR3A gene encoding torsin-3A isoform X1, which codes for MLRGPRRPLWLLLLLLLPPPPGAWGHGGHARPREGAEEADSAGAWPAFQGLRERLRAAGALSRRYWALFRCRVWPASCGKDEEAPARPLGWSLPLLGQQYLDILTTWYCSLQDCCDSGDCRIVNNFTGLEADLRVRLHGQHLARELVLTAARGYLELPRPDKALALSFHGWSGTGKNFVARMLAENLYRDGLRSDCVKVFIATLHFPHPKYEDLYKEELTGQIRKTQEHCPQTLFILDEAEKLHPGLLEALRPYLERQAPEKPRAESPRTIFLFLSNLGGNIINEVVLNLLKTGWSREEIGMEHLEPHLQAEIVASTDSGFGHSCLVKENLIDFFIPFLPLEYRHVRLCARDAFLSQELLYTEEALDEIAKMMVYVPKEEQLFSSQGCKSISQRINYFLP
- the TOR3A gene encoding torsin-3A isoform X4 is translated as MLRGPRRPLWLLLLLLLPPPPGAWGHGGHARPREGAEEADSAGAWPAFQGLRERLRAAGALSRRYWALFRCRVWPASCGKDEEAPARPLGWSLPLLGQQYLDILTTWYCSLQDCCDSGDCRIVNNFTGLEADLRVRLHGQHLARELVLTAARGYLELPRPDKALALSFHGWSGTGKNFVARMLAENLYRDGLRSDCVKVFIATLHFPHPKYEDLYKEELTGQIRKTQEHCPQTLFILDEAEKLHPGLLEALRPYLERQAPEKPRAESPRTIFLFLSNLGGNIINEVVLNLLKTGWSREEIGMEHLEPHLQAEIVASTVSSCEAVCT
- the TOR3A gene encoding torsin-3A isoform X2; amino-acid sequence: MLRGPRRPLWLLLLLLLPPPPGAWGHGGHARPREGAEEADSAGAWPAFQGLRERLRAAGALSRRYWALFRCRVWPASCGKDEEAPARPLGWSLPLLGQQYLDILTTWYCSLQDCCDSGDCRIVNNFTGLEADLRVRLHGQHLARELVLTAARGYLELPRPDKALALSFHGWSGTGKNFVARMLAENLYRDGLRSDCVKVFIATLHFPHPKYEDLYKTRPRSCTRDCWRPSGRTWNARPPRSPGPSPREPSFFFSGLVSFSNLGGNIINEVVLNLLKTGWSREEIGMEHLEPHLQAEIVASTDSGFGHSCLVKENLIDFFIPFLPLEYRHVRLCARDAFLSQELLYTEEALDEIAKMMVYVPKEEQLFSSQGCKSISQRINYFLP
- the TOR3A gene encoding torsin-3A isoform X3; the encoded protein is MLRGPRRPLWLLLLLLLPPPPGAWGHGGHARPREGAEEADSAGAWPAFQGLRERLRAAGALSRRYWALFRCRVWPASCGKDEEAPARPLGWSLPLLGQQYLDILTTWYCSLQDCCDSGDCRIVNNFTGLEADLRVRLHGQHLARELVLTAARGYLELPRPDKALALSFHGWSGTGKNFVARMLAENLYRDGLRSDCVKVFIATLHFPHPKYEDLYKEELTGQIRKTQEHCPQTLFILDEAEKLHPGLLEALRPYLERQAPEKPRAESPRTIFLFLSNLGGNIINEVVLNLLKTGWSREEIGMEHLEPHLQAEIVASTACWHWTVHLHSVLKS